A portion of the Desulfovibrio oxyclinae DSM 11498 genome contains these proteins:
- a CDS encoding motility associated factor glycosyltransferase family protein: protein MIGFPFLKDNIEGFKELCPPMYMWLSSQNYEAEELNQRLFENSHGILDWRLDGQEKGMFDEMTPNVLYRDWIPQNKPHTSATLIVGCNVGYGLNHVLSNSPDSHKVIVLEPRPEMLLACLGQTDYRPFVRSKKLHFCPPDENYLYEIIKNLDLQFIYGNIHLRSDTASRQLGPEYAKWARICRDKLENFSLELTTLRYRQDVMVGNELRNFRRAMSEGSLKPMESRGTGVGAVILGAGPSLADNAPALKEERGHALYTTALQTMPVLQRYGLKPDLCMALDFDGSMRKIYDRLDPEFARDVPLIYSTKVDPYVLEHYPGPTIPLWTVGGLGTYLMKGRELVLDAGGNVSLTLARLLRWLGVGHITLVGQDFAWINQRSHAEGHHATNRNFEFNPAKHQKLRNMDGQEIISTPQYLSAKRDLEEDLKKAPFPVYNVYGGGAPIEGSRRMTLQEAWAQGAFSSAPGSVERFMDELYQCRTMNHTMQIRPESHQWSNSLRHIEKRLGKLFRNCNNNQQEIHKALQEVDFFVKQNPVYLPYLFNETLNLAGLTRAKAKYEPRDFGEFKRISKSIIKKVREVDRFVCDTQAA from the coding sequence ATGATCGGATTTCCGTTTCTAAAGGACAACATAGAAGGGTTCAAGGAACTGTGCCCGCCCATGTACATGTGGCTCTCCAGCCAGAACTACGAGGCCGAGGAACTCAACCAACGGCTGTTCGAGAATTCGCACGGCATCCTCGACTGGCGGCTAGACGGTCAGGAAAAGGGCATGTTCGACGAAATGACGCCCAACGTCCTGTACCGGGACTGGATTCCGCAGAACAAGCCGCACACCAGCGCCACGCTCATCGTCGGCTGCAACGTGGGCTACGGCCTGAACCATGTGCTTTCCAATTCCCCGGATTCGCACAAGGTCATCGTTCTGGAGCCGCGCCCCGAGATGCTGCTCGCCTGCCTCGGGCAGACCGACTACCGTCCCTTCGTGCGATCCAAGAAACTGCACTTCTGCCCGCCGGATGAGAATTACCTGTACGAGATCATCAAGAATCTCGACCTGCAATTCATCTACGGCAACATTCATCTGCGCTCGGACACCGCCAGCAGACAGCTCGGCCCCGAATATGCCAAATGGGCCCGCATCTGTCGCGACAAGCTGGAAAATTTCTCGCTGGAGCTGACCACCCTGCGTTACCGTCAGGACGTCATGGTCGGCAACGAGCTGCGCAACTTCCGCCGTGCCATGAGCGAAGGTTCCCTGAAGCCAATGGAAAGCCGCGGCACGGGAGTCGGCGCTGTCATCCTCGGCGCAGGCCCGTCGCTTGCCGACAACGCCCCCGCTCTCAAGGAAGAGCGCGGCCACGCACTCTACACCACCGCCTTGCAGACCATGCCGGTGCTGCAGCGTTACGGCCTGAAGCCGGACCTGTGCATGGCGTTGGACTTCGACGGTTCCATGCGCAAAATCTACGACAGGCTCGACCCTGAGTTCGCCCGCGACGTGCCGCTCATCTACTCCACCAAGGTGGACCCGTACGTGCTTGAGCACTACCCCGGCCCCACCATCCCGCTGTGGACCGTCGGCGGCCTCGGCACGTATCTGATGAAGGGACGTGAGCTGGTTCTGGACGCGGGCGGTAACGTCTCCCTGACGCTGGCCCGGCTGCTTCGCTGGCTCGGAGTCGGCCACATCACGCTCGTTGGGCAGGATTTCGCGTGGATCAACCAGCGCTCCCATGCCGAGGGGCACCACGCCACCAACCGCAATTTCGAGTTCAATCCCGCCAAGCACCAGAAACTGCGCAACATGGACGGGCAGGAGATCATCTCCACGCCGCAGTATCTCAGCGCCAAGCGCGATCTGGAAGAAGACCTCAAGAAGGCGCCTTTCCCGGTCTACAACGTGTACGGCGGGGGCGCTCCCATCGAAGGCAGCCGCAGGATGACGCTTCAGGAGGCATGGGCGCAGGGCGCGTTCTCGTCCGCCCCCGGCTCGGTGGAACGTTTCATGGACGAGCTTTACCAGTGCCGCACCATGAACCACACCATGCAGATCCGGCCCGAGAGCCATCAGTGGTCCAATTCACTCAGGCACATCGAAAAACGGCTCGGCAAGCTCTTCCGCAACTGCAACAACAATCAGCAGGAGATTCACAAGGCGCTTCAGGAAGTGGATTTCTTCGTGAAGCAAAACCCCGTGTATCTGCCGTATCTCTTCAACGAGACGCTGAACCTCGCAGGGCTGACCCGCGCCAAGGCGAAGTACGAACCTCGCGACTTCGGCGAGTTCAAACGCATCTCCAAATCCATCATCAAAAAGGTGCGCGAAGTAGACCGCTTCGTCTGCGACACACAGGCCGCGTAA
- a CDS encoding BON domain-containing protein has protein sequence MSRLLALLTVCILTACAAPALQVAGMGKTGYDVAVLVDEHAPKGRVDFNSNYGCIDETLQRRIRERLRMNGYLGLTVHVYNAHGYLTGPAPDREWADSAIRIASSVQGLKRLTCRFFPPSENTIQDRDRTRRLQSALKRISSAEGQRVHGNVFGGTAVVTGLVRSEEDKRAALGKAHDIAGITDVVDYVRVAMPDDPDPEDNASDAETVAK, from the coding sequence ATGTCAAGACTGCTCGCCCTGCTGACCGTCTGCATCCTCACCGCCTGCGCCGCACCCGCGCTGCAAGTGGCCGGCATGGGAAAGACCGGGTACGACGTCGCGGTGCTGGTGGACGAGCACGCACCCAAGGGCCGCGTGGACTTCAACAGCAACTATGGCTGCATCGACGAAACGCTCCAACGGCGCATCCGCGAGCGGCTGCGCATGAACGGCTACCTCGGGCTGACGGTTCACGTCTACAACGCACACGGCTACCTGACCGGCCCGGCTCCGGACAGGGAATGGGCTGACAGCGCCATACGCATTGCCAGCTCCGTGCAGGGGCTGAAACGCCTCACCTGCCGTTTCTTCCCTCCATCGGAAAATACCATCCAGGACCGTGACCGCACGCGCCGCCTCCAGTCTGCACTGAAACGTATATCCTCGGCAGAAGGACAACGCGTTCACGGAAACGTGTTCGGGGGCACGGCCGTGGTGACCGGTCTGGTCAGGTCCGAAGAGGATAAACGCGCGGCACTCGGCAAGGCTCACGACATTGCCGGCATCACAGACGTGGTCGATTACGTCAGAGTGGCCATGCCGGATGATCCAGATCCCGAAGACAATGCATCCGACGCCGAGACAGTCGCCAAATAA
- a CDS encoding ArnT family glycosyltransferase, with protein MKELTARIWNACERHPWLVMTLTVLAQTFHSLNNRALWFSDEVRYADAYRNLAVKGDWLVLALNGQPYPDKPPVYFWFLWVIDKLTPADMPTVFFIGSALSGLLFVYAGYLLARTIGAGRGTSLGSALILLSSLFLCALFHYSRMDLLFGAFILASHAAFFKAYATDRPGLWPVWGFLLAGVATLIKGPLGFLFPVLTTLVFLLWNGNLKRFLHRNTLIGFGAMIGMLALWLGGVVWVMGGFDYLFDQVLGKHVLKRATNTFHHKEGWEYYFIALPAAWLPWTLTLAGVPFRKLLKESFWTNIWQGRKRAGHLTYSWIMAVSIFVFLSSLSGKVLIYILPMFPPLAIITADALSRWSSDRVRRVWLASAGLFALLGAALLFGGDLFPLPTQLRGAGIAGSVLLAAAGALWYVADRGWKPGLLLMPLVVTLWLLPVGTLMAPSLDKALSPKRQALILKDYAERGYEPMAYKIYSGIFSYYSEQELFESHNWETIEAELEANDKAALIIRVKHWEEIDPKPEFLLPVDRQMISGQRYLLFLKDSPEMN; from the coding sequence ATGAAAGAACTGACCGCACGCATCTGGAACGCCTGCGAACGCCATCCCTGGCTGGTCATGACCCTCACGGTCCTTGCCCAGACCTTTCATTCGCTCAACAACCGCGCCCTGTGGTTCTCCGACGAGGTCCGCTATGCTGACGCCTACCGCAACCTCGCGGTAAAGGGCGACTGGCTCGTGCTGGCGCTCAACGGCCAACCGTATCCCGACAAGCCACCGGTATATTTCTGGTTCCTTTGGGTCATCGACAAGCTCACCCCGGCGGACATGCCTACGGTGTTCTTCATCGGCTCGGCCCTGTCCGGTTTGCTTTTCGTATATGCAGGGTACCTGCTGGCGAGAACCATCGGCGCAGGACGCGGCACCAGCCTCGGCAGCGCACTGATTCTTCTCAGCTCACTGTTCCTGTGCGCGCTGTTCCACTATTCGCGCATGGACCTGCTGTTCGGGGCCTTCATTCTCGCCTCGCACGCCGCGTTCTTCAAGGCATACGCCACGGACCGGCCGGGGCTTTGGCCCGTGTGGGGCTTCCTGCTCGCGGGCGTGGCAACGCTCATTAAGGGGCCGCTCGGATTCCTGTTCCCGGTGCTGACCACGCTTGTCTTCCTGCTCTGGAACGGCAACCTGAAACGCTTCCTCCACCGCAACACGCTCATCGGATTCGGCGCCATGATCGGGATGCTGGCCCTGTGGCTGGGCGGCGTGGTCTGGGTCATGGGCGGTTTCGACTACCTTTTCGATCAGGTGCTGGGCAAGCACGTGCTCAAGCGCGCCACCAACACCTTCCATCACAAGGAAGGCTGGGAATACTACTTCATCGCCCTTCCGGCCGCATGGCTCCCGTGGACGCTGACGCTTGCCGGGGTCCCCTTCCGCAAACTGCTCAAGGAATCGTTCTGGACGAACATCTGGCAAGGACGCAAGCGCGCCGGGCATCTGACCTACAGCTGGATCATGGCCGTAAGCATCTTCGTGTTTCTCTCGTCGCTTTCCGGCAAGGTGCTGATCTACATCCTGCCCATGTTCCCGCCCTTGGCGATCATCACGGCGGACGCTCTTTCGCGCTGGTCGTCCGACAGAGTCCGGCGCGTCTGGCTGGCATCGGCCGGCCTGTTTGCCCTGCTCGGCGCAGCCCTGCTTTTCGGCGGCGACCTGTTCCCGCTCCCGACCCAGCTCAGGGGCGCGGGCATCGCCGGGAGCGTCCTGCTGGCGGCTGCCGGCGCGCTCTGGTATGTCGCGGACAGAGGCTGGAAACCGGGATTGTTGCTCATGCCGCTCGTGGTCACCCTCTGGCTGCTGCCCGTGGGGACCCTTATGGCCCCGTCGCTGGACAAAGCCCTCAGTCCCAAGCGGCAGGCGCTGATCCTCAAGGACTATGCCGAGCGCGGCTATGAGCCCATGGCTTACAAAATCTATTCGGGCATCTTCTCCTATTATTCCGAGCAAGAACTCTTCGAGTCCCACAACTGGGAGACGATTGAGGCGGAGCTGGAAGCCAATGACAAGGCCGCGCTCATCATTCGCGTGAAGCACTGGGAAGAGATCGACCCGAAACCGGAATTCCTTTTGCCTGTGGACAGGCAGATGATCTCCGGACAACGATATCTGCTGTTCCTCAAGGACAGCCCGGAAATGAACTGA
- a CDS encoding phosphatase PAP2 family protein encodes MNRARPLVDWLLTSLPLLAALAATVTLIGTEAEVVSFFSTFRADHPEMTQFMNFVTDFGNPFFYVVFLAMLIVAWRRGDARTKRFFFVYIIVQLLIALITVRFLKMTIGRPRPGEGMFFDPLTSSGANHSLPSGHTTEITGAAGALALFCGRHWLSLALGVGIALVGFSRIYLGMHHPSDVFFGWLLGSVSIVAIYTFSRK; translated from the coding sequence ATGAATCGAGCACGCCCTCTCGTCGATTGGCTGCTGACCTCGCTGCCCCTTCTTGCCGCGCTCGCCGCCACGGTGACGCTGATAGGCACCGAAGCGGAAGTGGTCTCCTTCTTTTCCACCTTCCGGGCGGATCATCCCGAAATGACCCAGTTCATGAACTTCGTGACCGACTTCGGGAACCCGTTCTTCTACGTGGTGTTTCTGGCCATGCTCATTGTTGCATGGAGACGCGGCGACGCGAGAACGAAACGGTTCTTCTTCGTCTACATCATCGTGCAGCTGCTCATCGCGCTGATCACCGTTCGATTTCTCAAGATGACCATCGGCAGGCCGCGCCCCGGGGAAGGAATGTTCTTCGACCCGCTCACCAGCAGCGGCGCGAACCACTCACTGCCGTCCGGGCATACCACCGAGATCACCGGCGCTGCCGGGGCCCTTGCCCTGTTCTGCGGAAGACACTGGCTTAGCCTCGCCCTGGGCGTGGGGATCGCTCTGGTGGGATTCTCGCGCATCTATCTCGGCATGCACCACCCGTCCGACGTCTTTTTCGGCTGGCTGCTCGGCTCCGTGTCCATCGTCGCAATCTACACCTTTTCACGGAAATAA